In the genome of Parus major isolate Abel chromosome 2, Parus_major1.1, whole genome shotgun sequence, one region contains:
- the NOD1 gene encoding nucleotide-binding oligomerization domain-containing protein 1 isoform X3 gives MEGQLCANVDISVKKPPGASPQSFIALLKVHRELLVSRIRNTQCLIDNLIKNDYFSTEDAEIVVQFPTQADKVRKILDLVQSKGEEVSEYFVFVLQRVTDAYYELQPWLEEIGYEPSENICSKPVVNTDPVSRYCQKLRHELGRDSKFVMLYAQKEEMVLEEIYSNSIMELVSFTNESLGQVGPLEALFDDATGLINEDGETIYVYGDAGIGKSILLQRIQSLWARKELDIGAKFFFRFRCRMFSCFKEDEVICLKDLLFKYNCYPDQDPTEVFHYILQFPHTVLFTFDGFDEIYSNFDLSSVPEICSPSEPIHPLALLVSLLRGKLLKGSKKILTARTGTEIQKNIIRKKVLLRGFSRNNLKEYTAMFFKDERQRALVSNQLEANPNLCSLCSVPLFCWIIFKCFEHFHSMFDSHELPDSSVTLTDVFLLMIEVHLNRSVKTSLLKNNIRSQAEMFRTRKESLLALGKMAYEGMENSSFIFEQEEVSSANISEEDLQLGFLRTVKGYSGCDSQATYEFLHLTLQSFFTALFLVMEEKVGTKELLEFFNECSSMETAQPTCLRIPWLKKQLAGEDPFQNKEHFNFTNMFLCGLLSGSKQKLFRHLVSPAVIKRKRKTLITYLGQSMKSHLKGYTRSRLKSYNQVQVQPNFVWMLRCLYETQSEKVGRMAARRMHANYIKLAYCNACSADCSAISFVVHHFQKRLALDLDNNNINDFGIKQLQPCFSKLAVIRLSVNQVTDHGVRILYEELSKYQIVSFLGLYNNQITDVGAKYIAKLIEECSSLEYVNSLAVDGSR, from the exons ATGGAAGGCCAACTTTGTGCTAATGTggacatttctgtgaaaaaaccTCCAGGAGCAAGCCCTCAGTCTTTCATTGCTTTGCTGAAGGTTCACCGAGAGCTTCTGGTCAGCAGGATCCGAAACACGCAGTGTTTGATTGATAACTTGATTAAGAACGACTACTTCTCCACTGAAGATGCAGAGATTGTTGTCCAGTTTCCCACTCAAGCAGATaag GTTCGCAAAATTCTAGACTTGGTTCAAAGCAAGGGAGAAGAAGTTTCGGAATATTTCGTCTTTGTCCTGCAGAGAGTCACCGATGCTTACTATGAACTTCAGCCTTGGCTGGAGGAAATAGGTTATGAGCCTTCAGAGAATATTTGTAGTAAACCTGTGGTAAATACAGATCCAG TTAGCAGGTATTGCCAGAAACTCAGACATGAGCTGGGACGGGACTCCAAGTTTGTTATGTTGTACGCTCAGAAGGAGGAGATGGTCCTTGAAGAAATCTACTCCAACAGTATTATGGAGCTGGTCAGTTTTACCAATGAGAGTCTTGGCCAGGTGGGTCCATTAGAAGCCCTTTTTGATGATGCAACTGGGCTAATTAATGAAGATGGAGAGACTATTTATGTCTACGGTGATGCAGGAATTGGAAAATCCATCTTGCTGCAAAGGATACAAAGCCTTTGGGCCAGAAAGGAATTGGACATAGGGGCCAAGTTTTTCTTCCGTTTTCGGTGTAGGATGTTTAGCTGCTTCAAGGAAGATGAAGTCATATGTTTGAAAGATCTGCTCTTCAAGTATAATTGCTACCCAGACCAGGACCCCACAGAAGTGTTCCATTACATCTTGCAGTTCCCTCATACAGTTCTTTTCACTTTTGATGGCTTTGATGAGATCTATTCCAACTTTGATCTCAGCAGCGTACCTGAGATATGCTCACCCAGTGAACCCATCCACCCCCTGGCGCTGCTTGTAAGCCTTCTCAGAGGAAAGCTTCTTAAGGGATCCAAGAAAATTCTTACTGCCAGGACAGGAACTGAGATCCAAAAAAACATCATTAGGAAGAAGGTGTTGCTCCGCGGTTTCTCCAGGAATAACCTGAAGGAATACACAGCTATGTTTTTCAAAGATGAGCGGCAACGAGCACTGGTATCAAACCAGCTGGAAGCTAACCCAAATCtctgcagtttgtgttcagtACCTTTGTTTTGCTGGATTATCTTCAAATGCTTTGAGCACTTCCACTCCATGTTTGACAGCCACGAGCTTCCAGACAGTTCAGTTACGTTAACAGATGTATTTCTGCTCATGATTGAAGTCCACCTGAACCGATCTGTGAAAACAAGTTTGCTGAAGAACAATATCAGGAGTCAAGCAGAGATGTTCAGAACAAGAAAGGAAAGTCTTCTAGCTTTGGGTAAAATGGCATACGAAGGGATGGAGAACTCTTCCTTTATCTTTGAGCAGGAGGAAGTCTCATCAGCAAACATCTCTGAAGAAGATTTGCAATTGGGCTTTCTCAGGACAGTTAAAGGTTACAGTGGCTGTGACAGTCAGGCCACTTATGAGTTCTTGCACTTAACCCTTCAGTcctttttcacagctttgtTCTTGGTTATGGAGGAGAAGGTGGGTACCAAGGAGTTACTTGAGTTTTTCAATGAATGTTCTTCCATGGAGACTGCCCAGCCTACTTGCCTTCGTATCCCCTGGCTGAAGAAACAACTAGCAGGGGAGGAtcctttccaaaataaagaaCACTTTAATTTTACCAACATGTTTCTTTGTGGCCTACTTTCCGGATCCAAGCAGAAGCTCTTCAGACATTTAGTTTCACCTGCGGTCAttaagaggaagagaaaaacactcaTCACATACCTTGGGCAGAGCATGAAATCCCATCTGAAAGGCTACACTCGGTCCAGGCTTAAAAGCTACAACCAGGTGCAGGTGCAGCCCAACTTTGTGTGGATGCTGAGGTGCCTGTATGAGACACAGAGTGAGAAGGTGGGGAGGATGGCAGCCCGCCGCATGCACGCCAACTACATCAAGCTGGCCTACTGCAACGCCTGCTCTGCCGACTGCAGCGCCATCTCCTTTGTTGTGCACCACTTCCAAAAGCGCCTGGCTCTGGATTTGGACAACAACAACATCAATGACTTTGGAATAAAACAGCTGCAGCCTTGTTTCAGCAAGCTTGCAGTGATCAG GCTCAGTGTAAATCAGGTCACAGATCATGGCGTAAGGATCTTGTATGAAGAACTCTCCAAGTACCAAATTGTGTCTTTCTTGGG cttATACAACAACCAAATCACTGATGTTGGAGCCAAATATATTGCAAAACTAATTGAAGAGTGTTCAAGCCTCGAATATGTAAA tAGTCTAGCAGTGGATGGCAGTAGATGA
- the NOD1 gene encoding nucleotide-binding oligomerization domain-containing protein 1 isoform X1: MEGQLCANVDISVKKPPGASPQSFIALLKVHRELLVSRIRNTQCLIDNLIKNDYFSTEDAEIVVQFPTQADKVRKILDLVQSKGEEVSEYFVFVLQRVTDAYYELQPWLEEIGYEPSENICSKPVVNTDPVSRYCQKLRHELGRDSKFVMLYAQKEEMVLEEIYSNSIMELVSFTNESLGQVGPLEALFDDATGLINEDGETIYVYGDAGIGKSILLQRIQSLWARKELDIGAKFFFRFRCRMFSCFKEDEVICLKDLLFKYNCYPDQDPTEVFHYILQFPHTVLFTFDGFDEIYSNFDLSSVPEICSPSEPIHPLALLVSLLRGKLLKGSKKILTARTGTEIQKNIIRKKVLLRGFSRNNLKEYTAMFFKDERQRALVSNQLEANPNLCSLCSVPLFCWIIFKCFEHFHSMFDSHELPDSSVTLTDVFLLMIEVHLNRSVKTSLLKNNIRSQAEMFRTRKESLLALGKMAYEGMENSSFIFEQEEVSSANISEEDLQLGFLRTVKGYSGCDSQATYEFLHLTLQSFFTALFLVMEEKVGTKELLEFFNECSSMETAQPTCLRIPWLKKQLAGEDPFQNKEHFNFTNMFLCGLLSGSKQKLFRHLVSPAVIKRKRKTLITYLGQSMKSHLKGYTRSRLKSYNQVQVQPNFVWMLRCLYETQSEKVGRMAARRMHANYIKLAYCNACSADCSAISFVVHHFQKRLALDLDNNNINDFGIKQLQPCFSKLAVIRLSVNQVTDHGVRILYEELSKYQIVSFLGLYNNQITDVGAKYIAKLIEECSSLEYVKIGANKITSEGGKCLAQAIQKSKTMFEIGMWGNQVGDEGAKAFAEALRNHPKLTNVSLAFNGITTEGGKRIAEAMQHNNSVRIFWLTKNELDDEAAMSFAEMLKVNKKLVHLWLIQNQITAKGVKCLSEALKENTTIQEICLNGNLISQEEAKAFENEERIICF, translated from the exons ATGGAAGGCCAACTTTGTGCTAATGTggacatttctgtgaaaaaaccTCCAGGAGCAAGCCCTCAGTCTTTCATTGCTTTGCTGAAGGTTCACCGAGAGCTTCTGGTCAGCAGGATCCGAAACACGCAGTGTTTGATTGATAACTTGATTAAGAACGACTACTTCTCCACTGAAGATGCAGAGATTGTTGTCCAGTTTCCCACTCAAGCAGATaag GTTCGCAAAATTCTAGACTTGGTTCAAAGCAAGGGAGAAGAAGTTTCGGAATATTTCGTCTTTGTCCTGCAGAGAGTCACCGATGCTTACTATGAACTTCAGCCTTGGCTGGAGGAAATAGGTTATGAGCCTTCAGAGAATATTTGTAGTAAACCTGTGGTAAATACAGATCCAG TTAGCAGGTATTGCCAGAAACTCAGACATGAGCTGGGACGGGACTCCAAGTTTGTTATGTTGTACGCTCAGAAGGAGGAGATGGTCCTTGAAGAAATCTACTCCAACAGTATTATGGAGCTGGTCAGTTTTACCAATGAGAGTCTTGGCCAGGTGGGTCCATTAGAAGCCCTTTTTGATGATGCAACTGGGCTAATTAATGAAGATGGAGAGACTATTTATGTCTACGGTGATGCAGGAATTGGAAAATCCATCTTGCTGCAAAGGATACAAAGCCTTTGGGCCAGAAAGGAATTGGACATAGGGGCCAAGTTTTTCTTCCGTTTTCGGTGTAGGATGTTTAGCTGCTTCAAGGAAGATGAAGTCATATGTTTGAAAGATCTGCTCTTCAAGTATAATTGCTACCCAGACCAGGACCCCACAGAAGTGTTCCATTACATCTTGCAGTTCCCTCATACAGTTCTTTTCACTTTTGATGGCTTTGATGAGATCTATTCCAACTTTGATCTCAGCAGCGTACCTGAGATATGCTCACCCAGTGAACCCATCCACCCCCTGGCGCTGCTTGTAAGCCTTCTCAGAGGAAAGCTTCTTAAGGGATCCAAGAAAATTCTTACTGCCAGGACAGGAACTGAGATCCAAAAAAACATCATTAGGAAGAAGGTGTTGCTCCGCGGTTTCTCCAGGAATAACCTGAAGGAATACACAGCTATGTTTTTCAAAGATGAGCGGCAACGAGCACTGGTATCAAACCAGCTGGAAGCTAACCCAAATCtctgcagtttgtgttcagtACCTTTGTTTTGCTGGATTATCTTCAAATGCTTTGAGCACTTCCACTCCATGTTTGACAGCCACGAGCTTCCAGACAGTTCAGTTACGTTAACAGATGTATTTCTGCTCATGATTGAAGTCCACCTGAACCGATCTGTGAAAACAAGTTTGCTGAAGAACAATATCAGGAGTCAAGCAGAGATGTTCAGAACAAGAAAGGAAAGTCTTCTAGCTTTGGGTAAAATGGCATACGAAGGGATGGAGAACTCTTCCTTTATCTTTGAGCAGGAGGAAGTCTCATCAGCAAACATCTCTGAAGAAGATTTGCAATTGGGCTTTCTCAGGACAGTTAAAGGTTACAGTGGCTGTGACAGTCAGGCCACTTATGAGTTCTTGCACTTAACCCTTCAGTcctttttcacagctttgtTCTTGGTTATGGAGGAGAAGGTGGGTACCAAGGAGTTACTTGAGTTTTTCAATGAATGTTCTTCCATGGAGACTGCCCAGCCTACTTGCCTTCGTATCCCCTGGCTGAAGAAACAACTAGCAGGGGAGGAtcctttccaaaataaagaaCACTTTAATTTTACCAACATGTTTCTTTGTGGCCTACTTTCCGGATCCAAGCAGAAGCTCTTCAGACATTTAGTTTCACCTGCGGTCAttaagaggaagagaaaaacactcaTCACATACCTTGGGCAGAGCATGAAATCCCATCTGAAAGGCTACACTCGGTCCAGGCTTAAAAGCTACAACCAGGTGCAGGTGCAGCCCAACTTTGTGTGGATGCTGAGGTGCCTGTATGAGACACAGAGTGAGAAGGTGGGGAGGATGGCAGCCCGCCGCATGCACGCCAACTACATCAAGCTGGCCTACTGCAACGCCTGCTCTGCCGACTGCAGCGCCATCTCCTTTGTTGTGCACCACTTCCAAAAGCGCCTGGCTCTGGATTTGGACAACAACAACATCAATGACTTTGGAATAAAACAGCTGCAGCCTTGTTTCAGCAAGCTTGCAGTGATCAG GCTCAGTGTAAATCAGGTCACAGATCATGGCGTAAGGATCTTGTATGAAGAACTCTCCAAGTACCAAATTGTGTCTTTCTTGGG cttATACAACAACCAAATCACTGATGTTGGAGCCAAATATATTGCAAAACTAATTGAAGAGTGTTCAAGCCTCGAATATGTAAA AATAGGAGCAAACAAAATAACGAGCGAAGGAGGGAAGTGCCTTGCCCAGGCCATCCAGAAGAGCAAGACAATGTTTGAAATTGG GATGTGGGGTAATCAAGTTGGAGACGAAGGAGCAAAGGCATTTGCAGAGGCCCTGAGGAACCACCCCAAGTTAACAAACGTGAG TCTCGCATTCAATGGCATCACGACAGAGGGAGGCAAAAGAATTGCTGAAGCCATGCAACACAACAACTCTGTGAGGATATTCTG
- the NOD1 gene encoding nucleotide-binding oligomerization domain-containing protein 1 isoform X2 — MEGQLCANVDISVKKPPGASPQSFIALLKVHRELLVSRIRNTQCLIDNLIKNDYFSTEDAEIVVQFPTQADKVRKILDLVQSKGEEVSEYFVFVLQRVTDAYYELQPWLEEIGYEPSENICSKPVVNTDPVSRYCQKLRHELGRDSKFVMLYAQKEEMVLEEIYSNSIMELVSFTNESLGQVGPLEALFDDATGLINEDGETIYVYGDAGIGKSILLQRIQSLWARKELDIGAKFFFRFRCRMFSCFKEDEVICLKDLLFKYNCYPDQDPTEVFHYILQFPHTVLFTFDGFDEIYSNFDLSSVPEICSPSEPIHPLALLVSLLRGKLLKGSKKILTARTGTEIQKNIIRKKVLLRGFSRNNLKEYTAMFFKDERQRALVSNQLEANPNLCSLCSVPLFCWIIFKCFEHFHSMFDSHELPDSSVTLTDVFLLMIEVHLNRSVKTSLLKNNIRSQAEMFRTRKESLLALGKMAYEGMENSSFIFEQEEVSSANISEEDLQLGFLRTVKGYSGCDSQATYEFLHLTLQSFFTALFLVMEEKVGTKELLEFFNECSSMETAQPTCLRIPWLKKQLAGEDPFQNKEHFNFTNMFLCGLLSGSKQKLFRHLVSPAVIKRKRKTLITYLGQSMKSHLKGYTRSRLKSYNQVQVQPNFVWMLRCLYETQSEKVGRMAARRMHANYIKLAYCNACSADCSAISFVVHHFQKRLALDLDNNNINDFGIKQLQPCFSKLAVIRLSVNQVTDHGVRILYEELSKYQIVSFLGLYNNQITDVGAKYIAKLIEECSSLEYVKIGANKITSEGGKCLAQAIQKSKTMFEIGLAFNGITTEGGKRIAEAMQHNNSVRIFWLTKNELDDEAAMSFAEMLKVNKKLVHLWLIQNQITAKGVKCLSEALKENTTIQEICLNGNLISQEEAKAFENEERIICF; from the exons ATGGAAGGCCAACTTTGTGCTAATGTggacatttctgtgaaaaaaccTCCAGGAGCAAGCCCTCAGTCTTTCATTGCTTTGCTGAAGGTTCACCGAGAGCTTCTGGTCAGCAGGATCCGAAACACGCAGTGTTTGATTGATAACTTGATTAAGAACGACTACTTCTCCACTGAAGATGCAGAGATTGTTGTCCAGTTTCCCACTCAAGCAGATaag GTTCGCAAAATTCTAGACTTGGTTCAAAGCAAGGGAGAAGAAGTTTCGGAATATTTCGTCTTTGTCCTGCAGAGAGTCACCGATGCTTACTATGAACTTCAGCCTTGGCTGGAGGAAATAGGTTATGAGCCTTCAGAGAATATTTGTAGTAAACCTGTGGTAAATACAGATCCAG TTAGCAGGTATTGCCAGAAACTCAGACATGAGCTGGGACGGGACTCCAAGTTTGTTATGTTGTACGCTCAGAAGGAGGAGATGGTCCTTGAAGAAATCTACTCCAACAGTATTATGGAGCTGGTCAGTTTTACCAATGAGAGTCTTGGCCAGGTGGGTCCATTAGAAGCCCTTTTTGATGATGCAACTGGGCTAATTAATGAAGATGGAGAGACTATTTATGTCTACGGTGATGCAGGAATTGGAAAATCCATCTTGCTGCAAAGGATACAAAGCCTTTGGGCCAGAAAGGAATTGGACATAGGGGCCAAGTTTTTCTTCCGTTTTCGGTGTAGGATGTTTAGCTGCTTCAAGGAAGATGAAGTCATATGTTTGAAAGATCTGCTCTTCAAGTATAATTGCTACCCAGACCAGGACCCCACAGAAGTGTTCCATTACATCTTGCAGTTCCCTCATACAGTTCTTTTCACTTTTGATGGCTTTGATGAGATCTATTCCAACTTTGATCTCAGCAGCGTACCTGAGATATGCTCACCCAGTGAACCCATCCACCCCCTGGCGCTGCTTGTAAGCCTTCTCAGAGGAAAGCTTCTTAAGGGATCCAAGAAAATTCTTACTGCCAGGACAGGAACTGAGATCCAAAAAAACATCATTAGGAAGAAGGTGTTGCTCCGCGGTTTCTCCAGGAATAACCTGAAGGAATACACAGCTATGTTTTTCAAAGATGAGCGGCAACGAGCACTGGTATCAAACCAGCTGGAAGCTAACCCAAATCtctgcagtttgtgttcagtACCTTTGTTTTGCTGGATTATCTTCAAATGCTTTGAGCACTTCCACTCCATGTTTGACAGCCACGAGCTTCCAGACAGTTCAGTTACGTTAACAGATGTATTTCTGCTCATGATTGAAGTCCACCTGAACCGATCTGTGAAAACAAGTTTGCTGAAGAACAATATCAGGAGTCAAGCAGAGATGTTCAGAACAAGAAAGGAAAGTCTTCTAGCTTTGGGTAAAATGGCATACGAAGGGATGGAGAACTCTTCCTTTATCTTTGAGCAGGAGGAAGTCTCATCAGCAAACATCTCTGAAGAAGATTTGCAATTGGGCTTTCTCAGGACAGTTAAAGGTTACAGTGGCTGTGACAGTCAGGCCACTTATGAGTTCTTGCACTTAACCCTTCAGTcctttttcacagctttgtTCTTGGTTATGGAGGAGAAGGTGGGTACCAAGGAGTTACTTGAGTTTTTCAATGAATGTTCTTCCATGGAGACTGCCCAGCCTACTTGCCTTCGTATCCCCTGGCTGAAGAAACAACTAGCAGGGGAGGAtcctttccaaaataaagaaCACTTTAATTTTACCAACATGTTTCTTTGTGGCCTACTTTCCGGATCCAAGCAGAAGCTCTTCAGACATTTAGTTTCACCTGCGGTCAttaagaggaagagaaaaacactcaTCACATACCTTGGGCAGAGCATGAAATCCCATCTGAAAGGCTACACTCGGTCCAGGCTTAAAAGCTACAACCAGGTGCAGGTGCAGCCCAACTTTGTGTGGATGCTGAGGTGCCTGTATGAGACACAGAGTGAGAAGGTGGGGAGGATGGCAGCCCGCCGCATGCACGCCAACTACATCAAGCTGGCCTACTGCAACGCCTGCTCTGCCGACTGCAGCGCCATCTCCTTTGTTGTGCACCACTTCCAAAAGCGCCTGGCTCTGGATTTGGACAACAACAACATCAATGACTTTGGAATAAAACAGCTGCAGCCTTGTTTCAGCAAGCTTGCAGTGATCAG GCTCAGTGTAAATCAGGTCACAGATCATGGCGTAAGGATCTTGTATGAAGAACTCTCCAAGTACCAAATTGTGTCTTTCTTGGG cttATACAACAACCAAATCACTGATGTTGGAGCCAAATATATTGCAAAACTAATTGAAGAGTGTTCAAGCCTCGAATATGTAAA AATAGGAGCAAACAAAATAACGAGCGAAGGAGGGAAGTGCCTTGCCCAGGCCATCCAGAAGAGCAAGACAATGTTTGAAATTGG TCTCGCATTCAATGGCATCACGACAGAGGGAGGCAAAAGAATTGCTGAAGCCATGCAACACAACAACTCTGTGAGGATATTCTG